The stretch of DNA atcatcttttttaGATTGTCCTTACCAGTCTTGACTCAAATAAGATAAATAGGTCTTATTTGACTTATAGtcaatttcctttactattACTATCAAGGACTAGCTACAAATCACAAATTTTTGTGAATCACACCACACTTCAAAACCTCAACCACTAAGACATATAACAAAAGCctatatacaaattaaaccaATCCTCACATACACATAACTCATAAAAGTTTTATTAAAATAAGCTTTCATTTGCTGTTATCCTCCTGTTAGCAATCCACGTACACTTTatgattgaatttttttccACCTTCGTTTTGTATGACCCTCTTGTCGCTACTAGATTCTTGAGCATCTTTTACATTATTCATACTTTCCATTGAGAAAGACTCCTTCTAGTGGTAGTTTNNNNNNNNNNNNNNNNNNNNNNNNNNNNNNNNNNNNNNNNNNNNNNNNNNNNNNNNNNNNNNNNNNNNNNNNNNNNNNNNNNNNNNNNNNNNNNNNNNNNNNNNAAGAAAAGatagatattaaaaaaaaaactaattataattattaatgtcTCATTGTATTTTATagatagaaagaaaataaaacttacagaaagtaaattaaCAAAACTACTATAATGCCTTTCTCTATAAGTCAAAAGAGGAAACTAAAGAAACCAGAAATCTTTCTAAGCAATCCAATTGGTTTGAAAACATcacatttttatattaaaaactcaaataaaactgacagtaattaatgaattaatttgATTGTTCCCACATAAACACTAACATACCAGAGAAAATTTCTTAAATATtcccaaaatataaaaaaaaaataaaaactatatgtTAGATATATATAACTTGACATTTTAGCttttatataaaaagtaaaaactatgtgaatacttattttttatgaattttttttttaaaatttcattgtgttttattttattaaaatagagGCTAAAATGTCAAATTATGTATATCAACATAGcaaactattttatttattcttctttattttgagAATATCTGAGAATTACTCATTATAATTTCTTCACCTACAGAGAGCTTgattgatgataatgatgaccATGAGATGCTATTCATGAGAAATTAACAATATCTTCAAGCAGCCCGGTACCAGTGCTCTTCTTCCTAAACGAATCCTCGGCACCACCATTTGAAGATCCAGCACCAAAACAATCTTGACGATGATTGTTACCATGATGAACACTACTCATCAGTGATGATTGGTAATGACCATTATTAGTAACAGTCATGGGAGTAGCATTATTCAAGAAAGTCTGTGGAGCAATTAACTTGAAGTTCTGTAACAGTATTGGTGTAATTGCTTTTTCTACATTCTGCATGTGTTTgttataattaaattcattttcacCTGCCACAATGCGCTGCGAGCCACCGTCATTAACACCGCTACCACCACTGACAGTTCTAAGATGAACACTAGTAATAGCGTTATTAGCACGATTTTGTTCCCCTGCATCTGCACCTGCACCTGCAACTGTGACTGCACCTTTACATCGACAGCTACAGCTGCCTCCGTCAGGTTTGGGGCCAGTGGTACAGTTTTTGTAGAGGCTGAAGGACTTAAAAGGAGTAGGGGGGATCGGTGGCAAAGCATGAAGGTGTAGACCCTCATAGGTGGTTAATATATGGGTGGGATCATCTAACCACCGCtctactctcttcttcacaTTGCAACCAATTGTTGTGCAACGATAGTAGTTCCTGCAAAAGAAGTCACATTTGTATTATCAGAGATAAAAATTATTcatgtttttatttaatattttaaatcaccATGGCAAATGTGGTACTATGTTTATATTATCACCTTGGATAAGGGCTGTTTCTCACGGTTTTTCGACCGTACTTGCGCCATCTATAACCATCTTCAAGGTTGTCTGATTCACTCTCCGTCAAGAAAGCAAGTTTTGGAAGATTATTTTCGCTCCTTCTATTTATCTTCATGGTAGCTGCAATCGATGTCATTGTAGATGGGCTCAGTTTCAGCCTAAAGaaacagagaaaaagaaagatatatTAGTGCAGAAATTTTCGTATTCTGTGTTTCTATTTCTCATTCTTCACGCACCGCATGCACCCTTTCTGTAATTGACTAATTGTCTTAGTGTCCCTGTTtcgttcttttttattatttgattttttaaataaatatttgttataataataaataaaagtggtgagaaaattcaaaataaaaactaaactacAACTGAACAAAATAgacaattaaaaaaagtaaatgagaaaataatgatcatttaattatattgtttaCTTATTTTCAGCActattactattaattttttttgtcttacctagttataatattaattttttcatcaCCAGGTTCATCATCACTTCTCAGACTTTGATTTCCACCGTCACCGACAACAGATTTTGCTGGACGTTTAATCCCGGAAACTCTATTGCAATTATTGTTGTTACCAACAGCGACGTCAAGATTGGATGCGATTAAGGAAAAGGATGAGTTTTGTGATTGTTCAACTGTTTTAGAAGATTCTAGAACAATTGCGGCCGGAGGAAAAGAACAAAGAGGATGCTTTACTGGTCTTTTAACTGGTGGAGCATCCTCATGGGCGATGCCTAACCACTCATACAAAGAAGGACCAAAGTCTCCTTCTTTTACTAAATCAATAAGTGGCTTTTCAAAAAACGTATCATCATTGAGAAAGCTGAGATCATTGATAGTAGTAGTGGGTATAGACAATGAAAATGGTGGTGATGGCGGTGAAAAAATTTGTGGCGGTGATGGTAGAGGTGGAAGAAGTGGtggtgtatttttttcttccattaaagttttttcctttttttacttgAATTTAAGCTTTGTATGTACTACTATTTATCATGAACAACACAAACTATGTACTCATATTTCTAAcgctttttcttcaattttttattttttgtttttttaggatGTGTGCCTCTTAATTACAATTGTCTCTTATTAATTTAGTAGTTAAAAAAAACGCACAGAGATGAGCTCACTAAACAGAAATACATGAAATACGATGGTAAatatcttttataatatttgtTGTTATTGTAATAAAAGCGATTATGTTTGATCTTAGATCTTCAAAAACTGAAATACGATAAAAAAATTAGGTACTATTTCTTTAAACGAGtacttaattaataaaattttttaatttatttttataatattttttattattcttgtggtcgattattattaattaaattaattattttttatttaattactcagttagtttctataattttattaaatatttaatataatttttttaatttctctcaaAATTCATACCGTGAAAGATCTAATTAGATTGTCAACGAATTATcactcaaataatataatattttaattttcatctaaagatcaaaaaatatttaattaactttattattttttacactaaaaataatttataaaaaaagtacTNNNNNNNNNNNNNNNNNNNNNNNNNNNNNNNNNNNNNNNNNNNNNNNNNNNNNNNNNNNNNNNNNNNNNNNNNNNNNNNNNNNNNNNNNNNNNNNNNNNNNNNNNNNNNNNNNNNNNNNNNNNNNNNNNNNNNNNNNNNNNNNNNNNNNNNNNNNNNNNNNNNNNNNNNNNNNNNNNNNNNNNNNNNNNNNNNNNNNNNNNNNNNNNNNNNNNNNNNNNNNNNNNNNNNNNNNNNNNNNNNNNNNNNNNNNNNNNNNNNNNNNNNNNNNNNNNNNNNNNNNNNNNNNNNNNNNNNNNNNNNNNNNNNNNNNNNNNNNNNNNNNNNNNNNNNNNNNNNNNNNNNNNNNNNNNNNNNNNNNNNNNNNNNNNNNNNNNNNNNNNNNNNNNNNNNNNNNNNNNNNNNNNNNNNNNNNNNNNNNNNNNNNNNNNNNNNNNNNNNNNNNNNNNNNNNNNNNNNNNNNNNNNNNNNNNNNNNNNNNNNNNNNNNNNNNNNNNNNNNNNNNNNNNNNNNNNNNNNNNNNNNNNNNNNNNNNNNNNNNNNNNNNNNNNNNNNNNNNNNNNNNNNNNNNNNNNNNNNNNNNNNNNNNNNNNNNNNNNNNNNNNNNNNNNNNNNNNNNNNNNNNNNNNNNNNNNNNNNNNNNNNNNNNNNNNNNNNNNNNNNNNNNNNNNNNNNNNNNNNNNNNNNNNNNNNNNNNNNNNNNNNNNNNNNNNNNNNNNNNNNNNNNNNNNNNNNNNNNNNNNNNNNNNNNNNNNNNNNNNNNNNNNNNNNNNNNNNNNNNNNNNNNNNNNNNNNNNNNNNNNNNNNNNNNNNNNNNNNNNNNNNNNNNNNNNNNNNNNNNNNNNNNNNNNNNNNNNNNNNNNNNNNNNNNNNNNNNNNNNNNNNNNNNNNNNNNNNNNNNNNNNNNNNNNNNNNNNNNNNNNNNNNNNNNNNNNNNNNNNNNNNNNNNNNNNNNNNNNNNNNNNNNNNNNNNNNNNNNNNNNNNNNNNNNNNNNNNNNNNNNNNNNNNNNNNNNNNNNNNNNNNNNNNNNNNNNNNNNNNNNNNNNNNNNNNNNNNNNNNNNNNNNNNNNNNNNNNNNNNNNNNNNNNNNNNNNNNNNNNNNNNNNNNNNNNNNNNNNNNNNNNNNNNNNNNNNNNNNNNNNNNNNNNNNNNNNNNNNNTGATATTatgtcataaaaaataactactcTTGTAGTCTTTTATATTAATCGAATGAATGTTCATCAAAAAACATAGACATAATTGaataattgtataaaatattttacaccagcagtatatttaaattaaacactaatttgtatctaaaaatataagataaaaaaatatattagattttaataataaaaaaataatactacatatctaaatttttttataaaccaaatccaaccaaattaaataataagatttaaaataatgctaaccataattaatttttgttatatcgAACTAATTTAGTTGGATttagttaacaaaaataattatatgtgtagcattattaaaaaaatatatactatagcattataaattaatgaatttatttagtttaaagTTTATATCCTTGACTTCTTTTTACTCAACGTTATTATTgctatatgtatttaatttataaaaatttgaattaatatattaaagttgaattattattatatgttattacttattaatatattaatattgataatgaataaataaaaaatatttaatatttaatatttttatgttatttatttctTTGATCTGTGTCATTATCTAAAAGTATATTGTTAAATTGCTACACTAAAGAAATTGaacaaataactaaaaatactgacaaaaaataataaattatgtgaattcttaaattttttccataaaaatataataaacgaataacaaaatttatttataatagtgtaataaattttttataagacattaaatacatatttttttatacgtgATGATTGATTTTTGTGTACCCATAATGTATATGACTAAATattaaaagcaagaaaagaaaatttaaagaacaaaaaaaagaatGTTAGCTAATTGTTGGCCTTAAAAAATCGATCCTAATTGTTTTCCAATGtatatgtgattttattttgtatatgtttttaaataaataaaaaatttataaaatgatAAATGAATAAGTATTCATATTattagattaataattttttttaataagtggCTATCGTCAAATTATTCAAAGGTGATTATCACCTCGATTTACCATTTTACATCGACAGCTACAGTTGCCTCTGTGAGGTTTGGGGCCAGTGGTGCAGTTGTTGTAGAAGCCGAAGGACTTCAAAAGAGTAGAGGAGATCGGTGGCAAATCATGAAGGTGTAGACCCTCATAGGTGGTTAATACATGGGTGGGATCATCTAACCACCGCTCCACTCTCTTCTTCACATTGCAACCAATTGCTGTGCAATGATAATAGTTCCTGCAAAAGAAGTCACATTTATATTATAAGAGATAAAATTTATTcatgtttttatttaatattttaaatcaccATCGCAGCTTTGGCTACTATGATACTATGTTTATATTATCACCTTGGGTAAGGGCTGTTTCTCACGGTTTTTTTACCGTACTTGCGCCATTTATAGCCATATCTAAGGTTGTCTGATTCACTCTCTGTCAAACAAGCAAATTTCGAAAGATTATTTTGGCTCCTTCTATTTATCCTCGTGGTTGCTGCAATCGATGTCATTGTAGATGGTCTCAGTTTCAACCTAAAGaaacagagaaaaagaaagatattaGTGTAGAAATTTCCGTATTTTGTGTTTCTATTTCTCATTCTTCACGCACCGCATGCATCCTTTTCTGTAATTGATTAATTGTCTTAGCGTtcctgttttgttttttttattatttgattttttttaaaataaatatttgttataattaataataaataaaactggTGAGAAAAttccaaataaaaattaaaccacAACTGAACAAAATAGaccattaaaaaaaagtaaatgagaaaataatgatcatttaattatattatttatttattttcagcactgttactattaattttttttgtcttacctagttataatattatttttttcatcatcagaTTCATGACTTCTTAGACTTTCATTTCTACTGTCACCGGCAATAGATTCTGCTGGACGTTTAATTCCAACAATTCTATCGCTATTATTGTTGTTACTAACAGCGACATCAGGATTAGATgggattaaaaaaaagataacctTTGTGATTGTGCAACTGTTTCAAAAGATTCTAGAACAATTGTGTCTGGAGGTAGAGAAGGAAGAGAACCAAAATCTCCCTCTTTTACTAAATCAGTAAGTAGCTTTTTAAAAAACGTATCATCGTTGAGAAAGCTGAGATCATTGATTGTAGTGGTGGATATGGACAATGAAAATGGCGGTGAAAAGATTTGTGGTGGTGGTTTATTCTTTCCTTCCATTAaaggttttttgttttttgtttttttttaactattgaTGTGAATTTATCCTTTGTATATACTACTATTTATCATGAGCAACACAAACTACGTACTCACATTTCTCACgctttttcttcaaatttttaataatttttatttttttggaatgTGTGCCTCTTAATTACAATTATCTCTTATTAATCTACtagttaagaaaaaatatacagAAATGAGCTCACTAAACCGAAATACATGAAATACGCCGGTAAATAtaacttttattcctttataaTATTTGTTGTTATTGTAATAAGATGTTTGATCTTAGATCATCAAAAACcgaaatatgataaaaaaaaattaggcaCTATTTTGTTAAGCGAgtacttaattaataattttttaaatttattttatagtatttctcatttattattcttattggTCAATTATTATTAGCTAAAAAGAAagttaatttttgaataaaatcaattgttttttatttaattactttgttattagtttctattattttattaaatttttaatttggtttttgtatttttttaattatatttttatacttttttaattttataatgatattttttatgttaaaaatattaaaattacagAAATATTTCCCTCAAAACATATACGGTCAAAGATCTACTTAAATTGGTAACAGATGATAGCTcaaatagtataatttttttatcgttatttaaaagtcaaaaaaatatttaattaattttaatattttttacactaaCATAATTTGTGGGAACAAATATatgaaagtatatatatatatatatataccccattaaaaagttatatttactctcatattacaaaattatttattaaattttaggtCAAactattttaaagattttgctAACCTATATTATAAGGGCACATTTTAAAAACACCATAAAAAAAGGTTtgacaaaaaattattgaatttttttttttacattttcaaCCTAACAAATATActaagaatttataatttattattattatacttataacatATTCTCTTAGGATACAAGTTagctaattttatatataaatttttagaactaaattttaacatattattaatgtaaaataaatttatacgtgcatctaattttataatgttatgtcataaaaaataattgtttattatATTGATTGTGtgaataattattcaaaaatataaagtataaaGTAACTAAacaattgtataaaatattttacaccgTCAATATATCAAAGttaaactttaatttatatctaaaagtataaaacaaaagtatatattaaattaattttaaaaaacaaaatactaCTATAGCAttataaattaacaaatttatttaGTTGAAGTTTATATTCTGAAGTTTTTTTACttaactttattattattaNNNNNNNNNNNNNNNNNNNNNNNNNNNNNNNNNNNNNNNNNNNNNNNNNNNNNNNNNNNNNNNNNNNNNNNNNNNNNNNNNNNNNNNNNNNNNNNNNNNNNNNNNNNNNNNNNNNNNNNNNNNNNNNNNNNNNNNNNNNNNNNNNNNNNNNNNNNNNNNNNNNNNNNNNNNNNNNNNNNNNNNNNNNNNNNNNNNNNNNNNNNNNNNNNNNNNNNNNNNNNNNNNNNNNNNNNNNNNNNNNNNNNNNNNNNNNNNNNNNNNNNNNNNNNNNNNNNNNNNNNNNNNNNNNNNNNNNNNNNNNNNNNNNNNNNNNNNNNNNNNNNNNNNNNNNNNNNNNNNNNNNNNNNNNNNNNNNNNNNNNNNNNNNNNNNNNNNNNNNNNNNNNNNNNNNNNNNNNNNNNNNNNNNNNNNNNNNNNNNNNNNNNNNNNNNNNNNNNNNNNNNNNNNNNNNNNNNNNNNNNNNNNNNNNNNNNNNNNNNNNNNNNNNNNNNNNNNNNNNNNNNNNNNNNNNNNNNNNNNNNNNNNNNNNNNNNNNNNNNNNNNNNNNNNNNNNNNNNNNNNNNNNNNNNNNNNNNNNNNNNNNNNNNNNNNNNNNNNNNNNNNNNNNNNNNNNNNNNNNNNNNNNNNNNNNNNNNNNNNNNNNNNNNNNNNNNNNNNNNNNNNNNNNNNNNNNNNNNNNNNNNNNNNNNNNNNNNNNNNNNNNNNNNNNNNNNNNNNNNNNNNNNNNNNNNNNNNNNNNNNNNNNNNNNNNNNNNNNNNNNNNNNNNNNNNNNNNNNNNNNNNNNNNNNNNNNNNNNNNNNNNNNNNNNNNNNNNNNNNNNNNNNNNNNNNNNNNNNNNNNNNNNNNNNNNNNNNNNNNNNNNNNNNNNNNNNNNNNNNNNNNNNNNNNNNNNNNNNNNNNNNNNNNNNNNNNNNNNNNNNNNNNNNNNNNNNNNNNNNNNNNNNNNNNNNNNNNNNNNNNNNNNNNNNNNNNNNNNNNNNNNNNNNNNNNNNNNNNNNNNNNNNNNNNNNNNNNNNNNNNNNNNNNNNNNNNNNNNNNNNNNNNNNNNNNNNNNNNNNNNNNNNNNNNNNNNNNNNNNNNNNNNNNNNNNNNNNNNNNNNNNNNNNNNNNNNNNNNNNNNNNNNNNNNNNNNNNNNNNNNNNNNNNNNNNNNNNNNNNNNNNNNNNNNNNNNNNNNNNNNNNNNNNNNNNNNNNNNNNNNNNNNNNNNNNNNNNNNNNNNNNNNNNNNNNNNNNNNNNNNNNNNNNNNNNNNNNNNNNNNNNNNNNNNNNNNNNNNNNNNNNNNNNNNNNNNNNNNNNNNNNNNNNNNNNNNNNNNNNNNNNNNNNNNNNNNNNNNNNNNNNNNNNNNNNNNNNNNNNNNNNNNNNNNNNNNNNNNNNNNNNNNNNNNNNNNNNNNNNNNNNNNNNNNNNNNNNNNNNNNNNNNNNNNNNNNNNNNNNNNNNNNNNNNNNNNNNNNNNNNNNNNNNNNNNNNNNNNNNNNNNNNNNNNNNNNNNNNNNNNNNNNNNNNNNNNNNNNNNNNNNNNNNNNNNNNNNNNNNNNNNNNNNNNNNNNNNNNNNNNNNNNNNNNNNNNNNNNNNNNNNNNNNNNNNNNNNNNNNNNNNNNNNNNNNNNNNNNNNNNNNNNNNNNNNNNNNNNNNNNNNNNNNNNNNNNNNNNNNNNNNNNNNNNNNNNNNNNNNNNNNNNNNNNNNNNNNNNNNNNNNNNNNNNNNNNNNNNNNNNNNNNNNNNNNNNNNNNNNNNNNNNNNNNNNNNNNNNNNNNNNNNNNNNNNNNNNNNNNNNNNNNNNNNNNNNNNNNNNNNNNNNNNNNNNNNNNNNNNNNNNNNNNNNNNNNNNNNNNNNNNNNNNNNNNNNNNNNNNNNNNNNNNNNNNNNNNNNNNNNNNNNNNNNNNNNNNNNNNNNNNNNNNNNNNNNNNNNNNNNNNNNNNNNNNNNNNNNNNNNNNNNNNNNNNNNNNNNNNNNNNNNNNNNNNNNNNNNNNNNNNNNNNNNNNNNNNNNNNNNNNNNNNNNNNNNNNNNNNNNNNNNNNNNNNNNNNNNNNNNNNNNNNNNNNNNNNNNNNNNNNNNNNNNNNNNNNNNNNNNNNNNNNNNNNNNNNNNNNNNNNNNNNNNNNNNNNNNNNNNNNNNNNNNNNNNNNNNNNNNNNNNNNNNNNNNNNNNNNNNNNNNNNNNNNNNNNNNNNNNNNNNNNNNNNNNNNNNNNNNNNNNNNNNNNNNNNNNNNNNNNNNNNNNNNNNNNNNNNNNNNNNNNNNNNNNNNNNNNNNNNNNNNNNNNNNNNNNNNNNNNNNNNNNNNNNNNNNNNNNNNNNNNNNNNNNNNNNNNNNNNNNNNNNNNNNNNNNNNNNNNNNNNNNNNNNNNNNNNNNNNNNNNNNNNNNNNNNNNNNNNNNNNNNNNNNNNNNNNNNNNNNNNNNNNNNNNNNNNNNNNNNNNNNNNNNNNNNNNNNNNNNNNNNNNNNNNNNNNNNNNNNNNNNNNNNNNNNNNNNNNNNNNNNNNNNNNNNNNNNNNNNNNNNNNNNNNNNNNNNNNNNNNNNNNNNNNNNNNNNNNNNNNNNNNNNNNNNNNNNNNNNNNNNNNNNNNNNNNNNNNNNNNNNNNNNNNNNNNNNNNNNNNNNNNNNNNNNNNNNNNNNNNNNNNNNNNNNNNNNNNNNNNNNNNNNNNNNNNNNNNNNNNNNNNNNNNNNNNNNNNNNNNNNNNNNNNNNNNNNNNNNNNNNNNNNNNNNNNNNNNNNNNNNNNNNNNNNNNNNNNNNNNNNNNNNNNNNNNNNNNNNNNNNNNNNNNNNNNNNNNNNNNNNNNNNNNNNNNNNNNNNNNNNNNNNNNNNNNNNNNNNNNNNNNNNNNNNNNNNNNNNNNNNNNNNNNNNNNNNNNNNNNNNNNNNNNNNNNNNNNNNNNNNNNNNNNNNNNNNNNNNNNNNNNNNNNNNNNNNNNNNNNNNNNNNNNNNNNNNNNNNNNNNNNNNNNNNNNNNNNNNNNNNNNNNNNNNNNNNNNNNNNNNNNNNNNNNNNNNNNNNNNNNNNNNNNNNNNNNNNNNNNNNNNNNNNNNNNNNNNNNNNNNNNNNNNNNNNNNNNNNNNNNNNNNNNNNNNNNNNNNNNNNNNNNNNNNNNNNNNNNNNNNNNNNNNNNNNNNNNNNNNNNNNNNNNNNNNNNNNNNNNNNNNNNNNNNNNNNNNNNNNNNNNNNNNNNNNNNNNNNNNNNNNNNNNNNNNNNNNNNNNNNNNNNNNNNNNNNNNNNNNNNNNNNNNNNNNNNNNNNNNNNNNNNNNNNNNNNNNNNNNNNNNNNNNNNNNNNNNNNNNNNNNNNNNNNNNNNNNNNNNNNNNNNNNNNNNNNNNNNNNNNNNNNNNNNNNNNNNNNNNNNNNNNNNNNNNNNNNNNNNNNNNNNNNNNNNNNNNNNNNNNNNNNNNNNNNNNNNNNNNNNNNNNNNNNNNNNNNNNNNNNNNNNNNNNNNNNNNNNNNNNNNNNNNNNNNNNNNNNNNNNNNNNNNNNNNNNNNNNNNNNNNNNNNNNNNNNNNNNNNNNNNNNNNNNNNNNNNNNNNNNNNNNNNNNNNNNNNNNNNNNNNNNNNNNNNNNNNNNNNNNNNNNNNNNNNNNNNNNNNNNNNNNNNNNNNNNNNNNNNNNNNNNNNNNNNNNNNNNNNNNNNNNNNNNNNNNNNNNNNNNNNNNNNNNNNNNNNNNNNNNNNNNNNNNNNNNNN from Arachis duranensis cultivar V14167 chromosome 4, aradu.V14167.gnm2.J7QH, whole genome shotgun sequence encodes:
- the LOC107483375 gene encoding probable WRKY transcription factor 35, which gives rise to MEEKNTPPLLPPLPSPPQIFSPPSPPFSLSIPTTTINDLSFLNDDTFFEKPLIDLVKEGDFGPSLYEWLGIAHEDAPPVKRPVKHPLCSFPPAAIVLESSKTVEQSQNSSFSLIASNLDVAVGNNNNCNRVSGIKRPAKSVVGDGGNQSLRSDDEPGDEKINIITRLKLSPSTMTSIAATMKINRRSENNLPKLAFLTESESDNLEDGYRWRKYGRKTVRNSPYPRNYYRCTTIGCNVKKRVERWLDDPTHILTTYEGLHLHALPPIPPTPFKSFSLYKNCTTGPKPDGGSCSCRCKGAVTVAGAGADAGEQNRANNAITSVHLRTVSGGSGVNDGGSQRIVAGENEFNYNKHMQNVEKAITPILLQNFKLIAPQTFLNNATPMTVTNNGHYQSSLMSSVHHGNNHRQDCFGAGSSNGGAEDSFRKKSTGTGLLEDIVNFS
- the LOC107483376 gene encoding probable WRKY transcription factor 51, with amino-acid sequence MEGKNKPPPQIFSPPFSLSISTTTINDLSFLNDDTFFKKLLTDLVKEGDFGSLPSLPPDTIVLESFETVAQSQRLKLRPSTMTSIAATTRINRRSQNNLSKFACLTESESDNLRYGYKWRKYGKKTVRNSPYPRNYYHCTAIGCNVKKRVERWLDDPTHVLTTYEGLHLHDLPPISSTLLKSFGFYNNCTTGPKPHRGNCSCRCKMVNRGDNHL